Proteins encoded together in one Luteimonas fraxinea window:
- a CDS encoding acyl-CoA dehydrogenase, which translates to MSRHASLPLPGHGDTLTRWRQLSDIAAEDVCGIKVLEAHYDALAILSELGAPERALDGALLHAVWAAEPPYARLEFTPGLDGIGSLNGIKAWCSGADLVDAALVTAHIGESRVLVQVMRAAPGIEVLSGHWQAVGMSRVESGRLQFRDVAAVQVGAAGDYLARPGFWHGGGGIAACWFGAATAIAETLRRHPRAAHNPHAMAHLGAIDMALSAAASLLRETAAAIDHDPDAPHATAITRVRSVVERAATEVIDRVGRALGPGPLCEDGAHALRCADLTTFLRQSHAERDWAELGAAAQARDITWQL; encoded by the coding sequence ATGTCGCGCCACGCCTCGCTGCCGCTGCCCGGCCACGGCGACACACTGACGCGCTGGCGCCAGCTGTCGGACATCGCCGCCGAAGACGTTTGCGGCATCAAGGTGCTGGAAGCGCATTACGACGCGCTGGCGATCTTGAGCGAACTCGGCGCGCCGGAACGCGCGCTCGATGGCGCGCTGCTGCATGCGGTCTGGGCTGCCGAGCCGCCGTATGCGCGTCTGGAATTTACGCCGGGCTTGGACGGGATCGGCAGCTTGAACGGCATCAAGGCCTGGTGTTCGGGCGCGGATCTCGTCGATGCGGCGCTGGTCACCGCGCACATCGGCGAGTCGCGCGTGCTGGTGCAGGTGATGCGCGCCGCGCCGGGAATCGAAGTGCTTTCGGGTCACTGGCAGGCGGTCGGCATGTCGCGTGTCGAAAGCGGACGCCTGCAGTTCCGTGATGTCGCCGCGGTGCAGGTCGGCGCGGCCGGCGACTATCTCGCGCGACCCGGTTTCTGGCATGGCGGTGGCGGCATCGCCGCGTGCTGGTTCGGCGCAGCGACTGCGATCGCCGAGACCCTGCGTCGCCATCCGCGTGCCGCGCACAATCCGCACGCGATGGCCCACCTCGGCGCGATCGACATGGCGCTGTCCGCGGCCGCGAGTCTGCTGCGCGAGACCGCAGCCGCGATCGATCACGATCCCGATGCGCCCCACGCGACCGCGATCACCCGCGTGCGCAGCGTGGTGGAACGGGCCGCCACCGAAGTCATCGATCGTGTCGGGCGCGCGCTTGGCCCCGGTCCGCTGTGCGAAGACGGCGCGCATGCGCTGCGGTGTGCCGATCTGACGACCTTCCTGCGCCAGAGTCATGCCGAGCGCGACTGGGCGGAACTCGGCGCCGCTGCGCAGGCGCGGGACATCACATGGCAGCTGTGA
- a CDS encoding exo-alpha-sialidase, producing MSAFDRPARLSRLRNVLAVSTAALLLAACGSDAPEQTATRAATTDVTAPSEVIDWALPESGAGSASPDLVAGPDGVLMLSWVNSREGRRHVFQFSRFDPAQQRWRNAPTTIAIGNRMFVNWADTPHVQATADGALWAHWLQKNGEAPYAYDVALVRSRDGGADWGAYTVPHDDGTQTEHGFVSMWPQGDGIGIAWLDGRNTVGASHEGHDSPEGHASPGEGRPMTLRAANFDATLRKTGEVEIDASVCDCCQTAAAVTAQGPVLVYRGRSDGEVRDIMVTRREGDTWTTPTAVHADNWVMPACPVNGPDVAAVDSGVVVAWYSAQTGTPQVQIARSDDAGTTFAAPVVLDSDAAVQGRVAVALDGQQAWALWLREDAAGAQSLWLSRRSPDLATEYERIEVARPQGRGRGTGFPQLQAVAGHVYVVWTDVVDGAPTLRGVRVVR from the coding sequence ATGTCTGCTTTCGATCGTCCCGCACGCCTCTCGCGCCTGCGCAACGTCCTCGCGGTGTCGACCGCTGCACTGCTGCTCGCGGCCTGCGGCAGCGATGCGCCCGAGCAGACGGCCACGCGCGCTGCGACCACCGACGTGACAGCGCCCAGCGAAGTCATCGACTGGGCATTGCCGGAGTCCGGCGCCGGTTCGGCGTCGCCCGATCTCGTCGCCGGACCCGACGGCGTGCTGATGCTGAGCTGGGTGAACTCGCGCGAAGGCCGTCGCCACGTGTTCCAGTTCTCGCGCTTCGATCCCGCGCAGCAACGCTGGCGCAATGCGCCAACGACGATCGCGATCGGCAACCGCATGTTCGTCAACTGGGCCGACACGCCGCACGTGCAGGCGACCGCCGACGGCGCGCTGTGGGCGCACTGGCTGCAGAAGAACGGCGAGGCGCCGTATGCCTACGACGTCGCGCTGGTGCGTTCGCGCGACGGCGGCGCGGACTGGGGCGCCTACACCGTGCCGCATGACGACGGCACGCAGACCGAACACGGCTTCGTGTCGATGTGGCCGCAGGGCGACGGCATCGGCATCGCCTGGCTCGATGGTCGCAACACCGTCGGCGCGAGCCACGAAGGCCACGATTCGCCGGAAGGGCATGCGTCGCCCGGAGAGGGTCGGCCGATGACGCTGCGCGCCGCGAACTTCGACGCGACGCTGCGCAAGACCGGCGAGGTGGAAATCGACGCCAGCGTCTGCGACTGCTGCCAGACCGCCGCCGCGGTCACCGCGCAGGGGCCTGTCCTCGTCTATCGCGGACGTAGCGACGGCGAAGTGCGCGACATCATGGTCACGCGCCGCGAAGGCGATACCTGGACGACGCCGACGGCCGTGCACGCCGACAACTGGGTGATGCCGGCCTGTCCGGTCAACGGTCCCGATGTGGCGGCCGTGGACAGCGGCGTGGTCGTGGCGTGGTACAGCGCGCAGACCGGCACGCCGCAGGTGCAGATCGCACGCAGCGACGATGCGGGCACGACGTTCGCGGCGCCGGTCGTGCTCGACAGCGATGCGGCCGTGCAGGGCCGCGTCGCCGTCGCACTCGATGGTCAGCAGGCGTGGGCGCTGTGGCTGCGCGAAGACGCCGCCGGCGCGCAGTCGTTGTGGCTGTCGCGCCGCAGCCCGGATCTGGCGACCGAGTACGAACGCATCGAAGTCGCGCGTCCGCAGGGCCGCGGCCGCGGCACCGGGTTCCCGCAGCTGCAGGCGGTCGCTGGACACGTCTATGTCGTCTGGACTGATGTCGTCGACGGCGCGCCGACATTGCGCGGCGTGCGCGTGGTGCGCTGA
- a CDS encoding class I SAM-dependent DNA methyltransferase, giving the protein MSAATPSEYFDAIYAQDDPFGYRERWYEARKRALLLASLPAQSFGRVWEIGCSNGELTADLATRCDSLIATDLSARAVALATERTQAHAHVDVRQARHPDTWPDGLFDLIVFSEVGYYLDADTLTRMAHRLKSSLRGDGVLVACHWLAPFAQAPQSGRDVHRLLRRELGMQRVFGYGDADVRLDGWALNAASVAQRAGLR; this is encoded by the coding sequence ATGAGCGCCGCGACGCCCAGCGAATACTTCGATGCGATCTACGCGCAGGACGATCCCTTCGGTTATCGCGAGCGCTGGTACGAGGCGCGCAAGCGCGCGCTGCTGCTCGCGAGTCTGCCGGCGCAGAGCTTCGGTCGCGTCTGGGAAATCGGCTGCTCGAACGGCGAACTGACGGCCGACCTCGCAACGCGCTGCGACAGCCTGATCGCCACCGACCTCAGCGCACGCGCCGTCGCGCTGGCGACCGAACGCACGCAGGCGCACGCCCACGTCGACGTGCGCCAGGCGCGGCATCCTGACACCTGGCCCGATGGCCTGTTCGATCTGATCGTCTTCAGCGAGGTGGGCTACTACCTCGATGCCGACACGCTGACGCGCATGGCGCATCGGCTGAAGTCCAGCCTGCGCGGCGATGGCGTGCTGGTCGCCTGCCACTGGCTGGCGCCATTCGCGCAGGCGCCGCAGTCGGGCCGCGACGTACATCGCCTGCTGCGTCGCGAACTCGGCATGCAACGCGTGTTCGGCTATGGCGACGCCGATGTGCGACTCGACGGCTGGGCGTTGAACGCCGCCTCGGTCGCACAACGGGCAGGCCTGCGATGA
- a CDS encoding glycosyltransferase, whose protein sequence is MIGVVIPAHNEEACIAACLASVQIAAHSDALGGEEVVIVVALDRCSDGTAAIVAACGVRSVIVHDGNVGLARAAGAAFVIGLGARWVACTDADSRVPRDWLACQLACAADAFCGIVTVDDWLDYDDTVRMHFGTAEEQRDGHPHVHGANMGFSAAMYLRCGGFPPLSAHEDVAMVDALHRAGAHIARRATPVVITSARRVARAQGGFADYLLALEARTRLLAAPLLETTVSDFGPGSDAHAA, encoded by the coding sequence ATGATCGGCGTCGTCATTCCGGCGCACAACGAGGAAGCCTGCATCGCCGCGTGCCTGGCGTCGGTGCAGATCGCAGCGCACAGCGACGCGCTCGGCGGCGAAGAGGTGGTCATCGTCGTCGCGTTGGACCGCTGCAGCGACGGCACTGCCGCGATCGTCGCCGCGTGCGGCGTGCGCAGTGTCATCGTGCACGACGGCAATGTCGGCCTCGCCCGCGCGGCCGGCGCGGCGTTCGTGATCGGGCTGGGCGCGCGCTGGGTGGCGTGTACCGATGCCGATTCTCGCGTGCCGCGCGACTGGCTGGCCTGCCAGCTCGCCTGCGCCGCCGATGCGTTCTGCGGCATCGTCACCGTCGACGACTGGCTCGACTACGACGACACCGTGCGCATGCATTTCGGCACTGCCGAAGAACAGCGCGACGGCCATCCGCACGTGCACGGCGCGAACATGGGCTTCAGCGCGGCGATGTATCTCCGCTGCGGCGGATTTCCGCCGCTGTCCGCGCACGAGGATGTGGCGATGGTCGATGCGCTGCATCGCGCCGGCGCGCACATCGCACGACGCGCGACACCCGTCGTGATCACCAGCGCGCGGCGTGTCGCGCGTGCGCAGGGCGGGTTCGCCGATTACCTGCTCGCACTGGAGGCGCGCACGCGCCTGCTCGCGGCGCCGTTGCTCGAAACCACAGTGTCCGATTTCGGTCCAGGTTCCGACGCCCATGCCGCCTGA
- a CDS encoding PIG-L deacetylase family protein, with translation MAAVSMDAVQDRPRISGEGIPESAWRRSRWLAALPSIPAQDWLDGIARLVVVSPHPDDEALGCGGLIATARAIGLPVRVVSVTDGEACYPDAPAWPPAHLRAVRRQELERALAFLGVDADAIDTLDIGDGRVAEREDALVAALAPLLQTGDRVLTTWRGDAHPDHEATARAVERAAAQCGAQVAQFPVWAWHWLSPDAPASPLPGAQRLVLTQAACRAKASALACFASQLQDDAPGMPAPILPPHVLERFDRDFEVVLP, from the coding sequence ATGGCAGCTGTGAGCATGGACGCGGTGCAGGACAGGCCGCGGATCTCGGGCGAGGGCATCCCGGAATCCGCATGGCGGCGCTCGCGCTGGTTGGCGGCATTGCCGTCCATCCCCGCGCAGGACTGGCTCGACGGCATCGCACGACTGGTCGTCGTGTCGCCGCATCCCGATGATGAGGCGCTTGGCTGCGGCGGATTGATCGCCACCGCGCGCGCGATCGGTTTGCCGGTGCGCGTGGTGTCGGTCACCGATGGCGAAGCCTGCTATCCCGACGCACCCGCGTGGCCGCCGGCGCATCTGCGTGCGGTGCGTCGGCAGGAACTCGAACGCGCCCTGGCGTTTCTCGGCGTCGACGCCGACGCGATCGACACGCTCGACATCGGCGACGGACGCGTGGCCGAGCGCGAAGACGCGCTCGTCGCTGCGCTCGCGCCGCTGCTGCAGACAGGCGACCGCGTGCTGACGACCTGGCGCGGCGACGCGCATCCCGATCACGAGGCGACAGCGCGCGCGGTCGAACGTGCTGCCGCGCAATGCGGTGCGCAGGTCGCGCAGTTTCCGGTCTGGGCCTGGCACTGGCTGTCGCCGGATGCGCCGGCATCGCCGCTGCCGGGTGCGCAGCGCCTCGTGCTGACGCAGGCAGCGTGCCGTGCCAAAGCGTCCGCGCTCGCGTGTTTCGCGTCGCAACTGCAGGACGACGCGCCCGGCATGCCGGCGCCGATCCTGCCGCCACATGTGCTCGAACGGTTCGATCGTGATTTCGAAGTCGTGTTGCCATGA